A DNA window from Anaerocolumna sp. AGMB13020 contains the following coding sequences:
- the grpE gene encoding nucleotide exchange factor GrpE, giving the protein MDETLKDQDINPDVSEDTLEKKEQESDVAAEDTDTAETVEESDAEDTEEDGKDGQKSGKSFFRKDKKEKKDKKDLKIDELNDRLIRNMAEFDNFRKRSEKEKSQMFEIGARDIIEKILPVIDNFERGLGAISEEERESAFAQGFEKIYKQMFTALSDAGLKPIEAVGKPFDPNFHNAVMHAEDPEQGENLVAEEFQKGYIYRDVVIRHSMVKVVN; this is encoded by the coding sequence ATGGATGAAACCTTAAAAGACCAGGATATCAATCCTGATGTTTCAGAAGATACCTTAGAAAAAAAAGAACAGGAATCTGATGTGGCAGCAGAAGATACAGACACTGCAGAAACAGTTGAGGAGTCCGACGCAGAAGATACAGAAGAAGATGGAAAAGACGGACAGAAATCCGGAAAATCCTTCTTTCGAAAAGACAAAAAAGAGAAAAAAGATAAGAAAGATTTAAAGATTGATGAATTAAACGACAGGCTGATTCGTAATATGGCTGAGTTCGATAATTTCAGAAAACGTTCCGAGAAAGAAAAATCTCAGATGTTTGAAATTGGAGCAAGAGATATCATTGAGAAAATACTTCCTGTCATCGATAACTTTGAACGCGGTTTAGGTGCCATTTCGGAAGAAGAGAGAGAAAGTGCTTTTGCACAAGGTTTTGAGAAGATTTATAAGCAGATGTTCACAGCTCTTTCAGATGCAGGCTTAAAGCCCATAGAGGCAGTTGGTAAACCCTTTGACCCCAATTTCCATAATGCAGTGATGCATGCGGAAGATCCGGAACAGGGCGAGAACCTTGTTGCTGAAGAATTCCAAAAAGGTTATATTTACAGGGATGTTGTAATTCGTCACAGTATGGTTAAAGTAGTAAACTAA
- the hrcA gene encoding heat-inducible transcriptional repressor HrcA, producing the protein MELDERKLKILQAIIRNYLETGEPVGSRTISKYTDLNLSSATIRNEMADLEELGYIIQPHTSAGRIPSDKGYRLYVDTLLEDKTHEVEEMKELILEKAGKLDQLLKQVARLLADNTNYTTLVTKPQYRSKKVKFIQLTEVDATHILAVILVEGNVVKNKIIEVTECLNKEIILKLNIVFNTFLQGLDLTEINMSLIQKMKEQAGNYNMLVSHILDAVAEAISEEDDVEIFTSGATNILKYPELSDVDKVMELIDTLEEKEQLSDIIINKLEAPESGGIQVYIGSETPVKSMKDCSVVTATYQIEEGVYGKIGIIGPKRMDYERVVNILHTLMAQLDDIFKKKT; encoded by the coding sequence ATGGAACTGGATGAAAGAAAATTGAAGATATTACAGGCTATTATCCGAAATTATCTGGAAACCGGTGAGCCGGTAGGGTCAAGAACCATATCGAAATACACCGACCTGAATCTCAGCTCTGCCACTATTAGAAATGAAATGGCAGATTTGGAGGAGTTGGGATATATCATTCAACCCCACACCTCGGCCGGCAGAATACCTTCGGATAAAGGATACCGCTTATATGTGGATACCTTATTAGAAGATAAAACCCATGAAGTGGAAGAAATGAAGGAATTGATTCTTGAGAAAGCGGGTAAACTTGACCAGTTGCTGAAACAAGTGGCGAGGCTTTTGGCGGACAATACCAACTATACTACTCTGGTGACGAAGCCGCAATACCGAAGCAAGAAGGTAAAATTTATTCAGCTGACGGAAGTAGATGCAACACATATCCTTGCTGTTATACTCGTGGAGGGTAATGTAGTTAAGAATAAAATCATTGAAGTAACCGAATGCCTGAATAAAGAAATCATATTAAAGCTTAATATTGTATTTAACACTTTCCTTCAGGGATTAGATCTTACAGAGATCAACATGTCCCTTATACAAAAGATGAAGGAACAGGCAGGGAACTACAATATGCTTGTCAGCCATATATTGGATGCCGTAGCAGAAGCAATCAGTGAAGAAGATGATGTGGAAATCTTCACAAGCGGTGCCACCAATATATTGAAATACCCGGAATTAAGTGATGTTGATAAAGTGATGGAGTTAATAGACACCCTGGAAGAGAAGGAACAGCTATCCGATATCATCATCAATAAACTGGAAGCACCGGAATCAGGAGGAATACAGGTCTATATAGGCAGTGAGACACCAGTAAAGTCCATGAAGGACTGTTCGGTTGTTACTGCTACCTATCAGATAGAAGAAGGTGTATATGGCAAGATTGGTATCATAGGACCCAAGCGTATGGATTATGAGAGAGTAGTAAATATATTGCATACCCTTATGGCGCAATTAGATGATATATTTAAGAAGAAGACTTAG
- the hemW gene encoding radical SAM family heme chaperone HemW produces MEKKKELGLYIHIPFCERKCYYCDFLSAAADRGTKAAYVDALIKEINSYRYLKEDYRISTIFIGGGTPSTLMDGELVRIMEAVKDVFQIEDRFLSDEKTVNGLPKEDFIEATIEVNPGTVSREKLLRLKAAGLNRISMGLQSADNKDLKLLGRIHTYETFLDTYKAAREAGFQNINIDLMSALPWQSLQDWMEVLEKVISLRPEHISAYSLIIEEGTPFYEKYSEVSFDDELDRAMYWSTAERLKAAGYGHYEISNYAFENRECRHNIAYWIRKNYLGVGLGAASLIENKRFHKEEDLKKYLQQAGSTDSLSIDTELLDRKQQMEEFMFLGLRLMRGISTKEFQELFGSNIESVYRIPIEQSVREGLLSEENGQLFLTAKGIDLSNTVMARFLL; encoded by the coding sequence GTGGAAAAGAAAAAAGAGTTAGGCTTATATATACACATACCTTTCTGCGAAAGAAAATGCTACTACTGTGATTTTCTCTCAGCAGCAGCTGACAGGGGAACGAAAGCTGCTTATGTCGATGCTTTGATAAAGGAGATTAACAGCTACCGATATCTAAAGGAGGATTACAGGATCAGCACAATTTTTATAGGAGGGGGAACACCTTCTACTTTAATGGATGGAGAGCTGGTCCGTATCATGGAAGCGGTAAAGGACGTTTTTCAAATAGAAGACCGTTTTCTTTCCGATGAGAAAACGGTTAATGGACTGCCAAAAGAGGATTTTATTGAAGCTACCATAGAGGTAAATCCGGGAACGGTGAGCAGAGAAAAGCTCCTTCGATTAAAGGCAGCAGGCTTAAACCGTATCAGCATGGGACTTCAATCGGCTGATAACAAGGACTTAAAACTTCTTGGAAGAATCCATACCTATGAAACCTTTTTAGATACCTATAAGGCTGCCCGAGAGGCAGGCTTTCAGAATATTAACATTGACCTTATGTCTGCACTCCCCTGGCAGTCCTTACAGGACTGGATGGAAGTATTAGAGAAGGTTATAAGCTTAAGACCAGAGCATATATCTGCTTATAGTCTTATAATAGAAGAAGGGACCCCTTTTTATGAAAAATATTCGGAAGTTTCCTTTGATGATGAGCTGGACAGGGCGATGTACTGGAGTACCGCAGAGCGGCTTAAGGCTGCAGGATATGGACATTATGAGATTTCTAATTATGCGTTTGAGAACAGGGAATGCAGACACAATATAGCCTATTGGATCAGAAAGAATTACCTGGGAGTGGGGTTGGGGGCTGCTTCGTTAATTGAAAATAAAAGATTTCATAAGGAAGAGGATCTTAAAAAGTATCTACAGCAGGCAGGAAGTACGGACAGCCTGTCAATAGATACTGAACTGCTTGACAGGAAACAGCAGATGGAAGAGTTTATGTTCCTTGGCTTAAGGCTGATGAGAGGAATCAGCACAAAGGAATTTCAGGAGCTATTTGGGTCAAACATTGAAAGTGTTTATCGCATACCCATTGAACAGTCTGTAAGAGAAGGACTTCTTTCGGAAGAAAACGGGCAGCTTTTTCTGACTGCTAAAGGCATTGATTTAAGTAACACAGTTATGGCAAGATTTTTACTTTAG